The proteins below come from a single Natrinema sp. SYSU A 869 genomic window:
- a CDS encoding DNA-binding protein: protein MSGSPDEEKLEELRQQKMEQLQDRAESQGEGGQEAAQQAEAQKKAVLRQHLTDDARKRLNTVKMSKPQFGEQVERQVVSLARSGRIQGKIDDDKMKQLLKELKPDSQSFDIQRR, encoded by the coding sequence ATGAGTGGCTCACCGGACGAGGAAAAACTCGAGGAGCTCCGACAGCAGAAAATGGAGCAGCTACAGGATCGCGCCGAGTCTCAGGGCGAGGGCGGACAGGAAGCGGCCCAGCAGGCCGAGGCCCAAAAGAAGGCCGTGTTGCGCCAGCACCTGACCGACGACGCCCGCAAGCGACTCAACACGGTCAAGATGAGCAAGCCCCAGTTCGGCGAGCAGGTCGAGCGGCAGGTCGTCAGTCTCGCCCGCAGCGGCCGCATTCAGGGCAAAATCGACGACGACAAGATGAAACAGCTTCTCAAGGAGCTGAAACCCGACTCCCAGAGCTTCGATATCCAGCGCCGGTAA
- a CDS encoding 30S ribosomal protein S19e: MATMYDVPADDLIEALADDLADRLEEPEWGAFAKSGVANELPPEQEDFWATRAASLLRKVSDRGPVGVERLSTEYGGAKGGSNRYQVAPDKRADGSKNLIRTILQQLEEEDLVETAEGEGRRITPEGQSLLDDTAGQVLEELDRPELERYA, translated from the coding sequence ATGGCTACGATGTATGACGTTCCGGCGGACGACCTCATCGAGGCGCTCGCCGACGATCTCGCGGATCGACTCGAGGAACCGGAGTGGGGCGCATTCGCCAAGAGCGGTGTCGCCAACGAACTGCCACCCGAACAGGAGGACTTCTGGGCGACTCGCGCGGCGAGTCTCCTGCGGAAGGTCTCCGACCGCGGCCCCGTCGGCGTCGAGCGACTCTCGACGGAGTACGGCGGCGCGAAGGGCGGCTCCAACCGCTATCAGGTCGCGCCCGACAAACGCGCCGACGGCTCGAAGAACCTGATCCGAACCATCCTCCAGCAACTCGAGGAGGAGGACCTCGTCGAGACCGCCGAGGGTGAAGGTCGTCGGATCACCCCTGAGGGACAGAGCCTGCTCGACGACACTGCCGGCCAGGTGCTCGAAGAGCTCGACCGTCCGGAACTCGAGCGATACGCGTAA
- the thiL gene encoding thiamine-phosphate kinase: MDERAALRLLSDELEAAGDDAAVVDGLVVTTDMLHDRTDFPDGTTRYTAGWRAVGASLSDVAAMGADATAAVAAYAAPTFDRDELLAFVRGASDVCDRVDTEYVGGDLDGHDEFTVSTTAIGRTDDPVRRSGASPGDVVCVTGTLGRSAAALRLFEHGHTDRANDLFQFDPRIATGRTLAQGASAMMDSSDGLARSLHQLAEASDCGFAIESNRIPIADAVCDVADSDEEALELATTFGEDFELVATLPEDALPAVRDATNASLAVIGSVCDADDGITMDGEALADRGYTHGYGHGTT, translated from the coding sequence ATGGACGAACGCGCCGCCCTGCGGCTCCTGTCGGACGAACTCGAGGCGGCCGGCGACGACGCGGCGGTCGTCGACGGACTGGTCGTGACGACGGACATGCTCCACGATCGAACCGATTTTCCGGATGGAACGACCCGCTATACGGCCGGCTGGCGCGCCGTCGGTGCGTCCCTCTCCGACGTCGCAGCGATGGGTGCCGACGCCACGGCCGCAGTCGCCGCCTACGCCGCACCAACGTTCGACCGCGACGAACTGCTCGCCTTCGTTCGCGGCGCAAGCGACGTCTGTGACCGCGTCGACACCGAGTACGTCGGCGGCGACCTCGACGGGCACGACGAGTTCACCGTATCGACGACCGCGATCGGCCGGACCGACGACCCCGTCCGCCGGAGCGGGGCCAGCCCCGGCGATGTCGTCTGCGTGACCGGGACGCTTGGGCGGAGCGCAGCCGCGCTCCGTCTGTTCGAGCACGGCCACACGGACCGAGCGAACGATCTCTTTCAATTCGACCCTCGAATCGCGACCGGCCGGACGCTCGCGCAGGGCGCGAGCGCGATGATGGACTCGAGCGACGGACTCGCCCGCTCGCTCCATCAGCTCGCCGAAGCCAGCGACTGCGGCTTCGCGATCGAATCCAATCGGATCCCGATCGCCGACGCCGTTTGTGACGTTGCTGACAGCGACGAGGAAGCCCTCGAACTCGCGACGACCTTCGGCGAGGACTTCGAACTCGTCGCGACGCTTCCCGAAGACGCGCTCCCGGCGGTTCGAGACGCGACCAACGCGTCGCTGGCGGTGATCGGGTCCGTCTGCGACGCCGACGACGGGATAACGATGGACGGCGAGGCGCTCGCGGATCGCGGCTACACGCACGGCTACGGCCACGGCACGACGTGA
- a CDS encoding site-2 protease family protein codes for MEDIDRSGFGTAGRDGPLLEDGPPIDRIESVFAVYEVERKDGQLVYYGDPLARPERVMRELWSTFHEHGYDVELETRHGEYVLVAEPTSIGINRIPWTNLVLLLATVCSTLFAGAFWYQIDPFADPATIWQAWPFTAAILGVLGVHEMGHYVMSRYHQVDASLPYFIPVPTLIGTMGAVIKMKGRMPDRKALFDIGVSGPLAGLVATVVVTVIGLHLPPVTVPEAVVQDPDAIRIELGYPLLLELLAAGFDQPLYRNDPATGVNPVVIGAWVGMFVTFLNLIPVGQLDGGHILRAMVGEFQETIAALVPGALFALAGYLYYFQDYSINTVFVWILWGLLTTLFASMGAATPVQDDQLGAGRILLGIVTFGFGLLCFMPVPVMVTG; via the coding sequence ATGGAGGATATCGATCGGTCCGGATTCGGCACGGCGGGACGCGACGGGCCCTTGCTCGAAGACGGGCCGCCGATCGATCGCATCGAATCGGTGTTTGCGGTCTATGAGGTAGAGCGAAAAGACGGCCAGCTGGTGTACTACGGCGACCCGTTGGCCCGCCCGGAGCGGGTGATGCGAGAGCTCTGGTCGACGTTCCACGAGCACGGATACGACGTCGAACTCGAGACGCGCCACGGCGAGTACGTGCTCGTCGCTGAACCGACCAGCATCGGGATCAATAGGATTCCGTGGACGAATCTCGTACTCTTGCTCGCAACGGTGTGTTCGACGCTGTTCGCCGGCGCGTTCTGGTATCAGATCGATCCGTTCGCGGATCCGGCCACGATCTGGCAGGCCTGGCCGTTCACGGCAGCAATTCTGGGCGTCCTCGGCGTCCACGAGATGGGTCACTACGTCATGAGTCGGTATCATCAGGTCGACGCCTCGTTACCCTATTTCATTCCGGTCCCGACGCTCATCGGGACCATGGGTGCTGTTATCAAGATGAAAGGCCGGATGCCCGACCGAAAGGCGCTGTTCGACATCGGCGTCTCCGGGCCGCTAGCCGGCCTCGTCGCGACAGTCGTCGTGACGGTCATCGGGCTCCACCTGCCGCCCGTGACCGTCCCCGAGGCAGTGGTTCAGGATCCCGATGCCATCCGGATCGAGTTGGGATACCCGCTGTTGCTCGAGTTGCTCGCAGCGGGGTTCGATCAGCCGCTGTACCGGAACGATCCAGCCACCGGGGTGAACCCGGTCGTTATCGGGGCCTGGGTCGGCATGTTCGTCACCTTTCTCAACCTGATTCCGGTAGGCCAACTTGACGGGGGTCACATCCTCCGTGCGATGGTCGGCGAGTTTCAGGAGACCATCGCGGCGCTCGTGCCGGGCGCACTGTTCGCGCTGGCCGGCTATCTCTATTACTTTCAGGACTACAGCATCAATACCGTCTTCGTCTGGATTCTCTGGGGGCTGTTGACGACGCTGTTTGCGTCGATGGGAGCGGCGACCCCGGTTCAAGACGACCAGCTGGGTGCCGGCCGGATCCTCCTCGGAATCGTCACGTTCGGGTTCGGCCTGCTCTGTTTCATGCCGGTCCCAGTCATGGTCACCGGCTGA
- a CDS encoding molybdopterin synthase — protein sequence MHVLGVREAGADDGALESVVDRVVDQLAERGRVGVVRYDATIADGTHARESMTLGGDVTYDLGVDGDWTASGTGMTVGNALDSLATDCEYAVVVGVPSLQYPSIAVGSAAEDEAGETVIAAVDGPGDLEFDDLVTALEAAEPHQSLESLVARVKQSPRADRAGAIATFTGRVRAKDSADDAPTQHLEFEKYEGVADERMAALKTDLEARDGVFEVELYHRTGIVEDGEDIVFVVVLAGHREEAFRTVEDGINRLKDEVPLFKKEVTVDDEFWVHERY from the coding sequence ATGCACGTACTCGGTGTTCGCGAAGCCGGAGCCGACGACGGCGCGCTCGAGTCGGTCGTCGACCGAGTCGTCGATCAGCTCGCCGAACGGGGACGCGTCGGCGTCGTCAGATACGATGCGACGATCGCAGACGGGACGCACGCGCGCGAATCGATGACGCTCGGGGGCGACGTCACCTACGACCTCGGCGTCGACGGCGACTGGACCGCGTCCGGAACGGGGATGACCGTCGGAAACGCGCTCGATAGTCTGGCGACCGACTGCGAGTACGCGGTCGTTGTCGGCGTACCGTCGCTCCAGTACCCCTCAATCGCCGTCGGATCGGCCGCCGAGGACGAGGCAGGGGAGACGGTCATCGCTGCCGTCGACGGCCCCGGCGACCTCGAGTTCGACGACCTCGTGACGGCCCTCGAGGCGGCCGAGCCCCACCAGAGCCTCGAATCACTGGTGGCTCGCGTCAAACAATCGCCGCGCGCCGACCGGGCCGGCGCGATCGCGACCTTCACCGGCCGGGTGCGCGCGAAGGACAGCGCGGACGACGCGCCCACCCAGCACCTCGAATTCGAGAAGTACGAGGGCGTCGCCGACGAGCGAATGGCGGCCCTGAAAACCGACCTCGAGGCTCGAGACGGCGTATTCGAGGTCGAACTCTACCACCGGACGGGGATCGTCGAAGACGGCGAGGACATCGTCTTCGTCGTCGTGCTCGCGGGCCACCGCGAGGAGGCGTTTCGAACCGTCGAAGACGGGATCAACCGGCTGAAAGATGAGGTCCCGTTATTCAAAAAGGAAGTGACAGTCGATGATGAGTTCTGGGTCCACGAACGATACTGA
- a CDS encoding CapA family protein, translating to MSLRIGFTGDVMLGRLVDDRQRSRSVDAVWGNVLERLQALDGLVINLECVLSTRGREWQRTRRPFHFRADPDWAIPALEEAGVDVCALANNHVLDYEEVALRDTIDALDGAGIAHAGAGATIGEALEPAVRTIGDLDADADGSNAGDDGELDVAVVSLTDNTPEYAADNDSPGTARIEIDTDDLETRRRVREALEHARETNPDLLVASLHWGPNMVTEPPESFQEFGRWLVEDGVDVIHGHSAHVFQGIEVHKGSPIIYDAGDFVDDYRVDKQLHNDRSFLFVLAVTPDGRPTELRLQPTEIDGCAVHGADPEAAAWSRKRMRDLSEPFGTEFDRDGDALVFSLEE from the coding sequence ATGTCCCTCCGAATCGGCTTCACGGGCGATGTGATGCTCGGGCGGCTCGTCGACGACCGCCAGCGCAGCCGGTCGGTCGACGCCGTCTGGGGGAACGTGCTCGAGCGACTGCAGGCACTCGACGGGCTGGTGATCAACCTCGAGTGCGTGCTCTCGACCCGCGGGCGAGAGTGGCAGCGCACCCGCCGGCCGTTTCACTTCCGAGCGGATCCCGACTGGGCGATACCCGCCCTCGAGGAAGCCGGCGTCGACGTCTGTGCGCTGGCGAACAACCACGTACTCGACTACGAGGAAGTGGCGCTGCGGGACACGATCGATGCGCTCGACGGCGCCGGAATCGCTCACGCGGGTGCGGGAGCGACGATCGGCGAAGCGCTCGAGCCGGCAGTGCGGACGATCGGTGACTTGGACGCGGACGCCGATGGGTCGAACGCGGGCGACGACGGCGAACTCGACGTGGCAGTCGTCTCGCTGACGGACAACACGCCGGAGTATGCGGCTGATAATGACTCTCCGGGCACGGCACGAATCGAGATCGATACCGACGACTTGGAAACGAGACGGCGCGTTCGGGAGGCGCTCGAGCACGCACGCGAGACGAACCCGGATCTGCTGGTCGCCTCGCTGCACTGGGGACCGAACATGGTCACCGAGCCGCCAGAGTCGTTCCAGGAATTTGGCCGCTGGCTGGTCGAGGACGGCGTCGACGTGATTCACGGACACAGCGCCCACGTCTTCCAGGGGATCGAGGTTCACAAAGGGAGTCCGATTATCTACGATGCGGGTGACTTCGTCGACGACTACCGGGTCGACAAGCAGTTGCACAACGATCGGAGCTTCCTGTTCGTCCTTGCAGTGACGCCCGACGGCCGGCCGACCGAACTCCGATTGCAGCCGACCGAGATCGACGGCTGTGCGGTCCACGGGGCGGACCCGGAGGCCGCCGCGTGGTCCCGCAAGCGAATGCGCGATCTCTCCGAGCCGTTCGGCACCGAGTTCGACCGTGACGGTGACGCGCTCGTCTTCTCGCTTGAGGAGTGA
- the pyrH gene encoding UMP kinase, with protein sequence MKVVVSIGGSVLVPEPGADRVAEHAAVIEDLIAEGCRIGAVVGGGGVAREYIGAARDLGANEIELDQLGIDVTRLNARLLIAALSEESVTAPALDYEEASEALRRDDICIMGGVAPAQTTDAVGAALAEYIDADLLVYATSVPGVYSADPNKDDDATKYDHLSAADLVDAIAGLEMNAGASAPVDLLAAKIIERSGMRTIVLDGTDPDRIARAVRFGDHEGTDIVPEGAGEEPTYWASDEQ encoded by the coding sequence ATGAAAGTGGTCGTCTCTATCGGCGGAAGCGTCCTCGTGCCCGAGCCCGGCGCGGATCGGGTGGCCGAGCACGCGGCCGTCATTGAAGACCTCATCGCGGAGGGGTGTCGGATCGGTGCCGTCGTCGGGGGCGGCGGCGTCGCTCGCGAGTATATCGGGGCCGCTCGAGATCTCGGGGCGAACGAAATTGAACTCGATCAGTTGGGCATCGACGTCACGCGACTCAACGCCCGCCTGCTCATCGCCGCGCTGAGCGAGGAGTCCGTGACCGCGCCGGCGCTGGATTACGAGGAGGCCAGCGAGGCGCTCCGCCGGGACGATATCTGCATCATGGGTGGGGTCGCGCCGGCGCAGACGACCGACGCAGTCGGGGCTGCCCTCGCGGAGTACATCGACGCCGACTTGCTTGTCTACGCAACGAGCGTCCCCGGCGTCTACAGCGCTGATCCGAACAAGGACGACGATGCGACCAAGTATGACCACCTCTCTGCCGCGGACCTGGTCGACGCCATCGCCGGCCTCGAAATGAACGCGGGGGCCTCGGCACCCGTCGACCTGCTGGCGGCCAAGATCATCGAGCGCTCGGGGATGCGCACCATCGTCCTCGACGGCACCGATCCCGACCGAATCGCGCGAGCGGTCCGATTCGGCGATCACGAAGGGACGGACATCGTTCCGGAGGGTGCCGGCGAAGAACCGACCTACTGGGCGAGCGACGAGCAATGA
- the lysS gene encoding lysine--tRNA ligase — protein MSADGDANEETKDVSESDAISPYTLQREEASETRHAFWADTVADRVTERNPEEPIVVKGGISPSGVPHLGNVNEIMRGYFVAEVLRDRGYEVRQVFTADDRDPLRKLPRTLCDLEGNLVDLGEVDAGALGRNLGAPYTDIPDPFGCCDSYGDHFSTIIQDSADAVDVPIDMVSNTELYESGEFEDVTRFVLKHRERAREVLSQYQDKVDKNGDYVPFNPICEECGKITETVTSVDLDAGDAATVDYECTDMDAGDQTIDGCGHEGTATLREGKLPWRFEWPAQWQLLGVDFEPFGKDHAEGSWPSGQDVARNVLEIEPPVPMVYEWFTLEGEPFSSSEGNVILVSDVLELLEPEVLRYFFAKDPVKARDFSIERLDQLVDEFDRLEATYFGEIEASEDEQAFADRVYPFIVDEPRADRIRLPYTFAAVLGMTDDPDLREEIARREGHIPDDAPKWAVEGALERVEQARNWARRTGNEFDYELKRSEIPDHDFDADTEAALAELADFIEDGHDPEAIQGEIYETAKRNDVDVGDFFAAGYRLFFDEEQGPKLGPFLAKVDREFVVGRLRRER, from the coding sequence ATGAGCGCCGACGGCGACGCAAACGAAGAGACGAAAGACGTCTCGGAGTCGGATGCGATCAGCCCTTACACCCTCCAGCGCGAGGAAGCGAGCGAAACGCGACACGCGTTCTGGGCGGATACGGTCGCAGATCGCGTCACAGAGCGAAATCCCGAGGAGCCAATCGTCGTCAAGGGCGGCATCTCGCCGTCGGGCGTCCCCCATCTGGGCAACGTCAACGAGATCATGCGCGGCTACTTCGTCGCCGAAGTCCTTCGCGACCGCGGATACGAGGTCCGGCAGGTCTTCACCGCCGACGATCGCGATCCCCTTCGAAAACTGCCGCGGACTCTCTGTGATCTCGAGGGGAACCTCGTCGATCTCGGCGAGGTCGATGCCGGCGCGCTCGGTCGCAACCTCGGCGCGCCCTATACCGACATTCCGGACCCCTTCGGCTGCTGTGACTCCTATGGCGACCACTTCTCGACCATCATCCAGGACAGCGCCGACGCGGTCGACGTCCCGATCGACATGGTCTCGAACACCGAACTGTACGAGTCCGGTGAGTTCGAGGATGTGACCCGCTTCGTCCTCAAGCACCGAGAGCGCGCACGCGAGGTCCTCTCGCAGTATCAGGACAAGGTCGACAAGAACGGCGATTACGTGCCGTTCAACCCAATCTGCGAGGAGTGTGGCAAGATCACCGAGACGGTGACGAGCGTCGACTTAGACGCTGGCGATGCGGCGACCGTCGACTACGAGTGCACCGACATGGATGCCGGCGATCAGACGATCGACGGCTGCGGTCACGAGGGCACCGCGACGCTGCGCGAGGGGAAACTCCCCTGGCGCTTCGAGTGGCCCGCTCAGTGGCAGCTGCTGGGCGTCGACTTCGAACCCTTCGGGAAGGACCACGCCGAGGGTTCCTGGCCCAGCGGCCAGGACGTCGCCCGCAACGTCCTCGAGATTGAGCCACCGGTCCCGATGGTCTACGAGTGGTTCACCCTCGAGGGTGAGCCGTTCTCCTCCTCCGAAGGAAACGTGATTCTGGTCTCGGATGTCCTCGAACTGCTCGAGCCCGAGGTCCTGCGGTACTTCTTCGCGAAGGACCCTGTGAAGGCCCGGGACTTCAGCATCGAACGGCTCGATCAACTGGTCGACGAGTTCGACCGGCTCGAGGCGACCTACTTCGGCGAGATCGAGGCAAGCGAGGACGAGCAGGCGTTCGCAGATCGGGTCTATCCGTTCATCGTCGATGAACCGCGAGCGGATCGGATCCGGCTTCCCTACACGTTCGCCGCGGTGCTCGGGATGACCGACGATCCCGACCTGCGCGAAGAGATCGCGCGCCGCGAGGGACATATTCCCGACGATGCGCCCAAGTGGGCCGTCGAGGGTGCCTTAGAGCGGGTCGAACAGGCCCGCAACTGGGCGCGCCGGACAGGCAACGAGTTCGATTACGAACTCAAACGCAGTGAGATTCCGGATCACGACTTCGATGCCGACACCGAGGCCGCGCTCGCGGAACTGGCCGACTTCATCGAGGACGGTCACGACCCCGAGGCGATTCAGGGCGAGATCTACGAGACCGCGAAGCGAAATGACGTCGATGTCGGCGACTTCTTCGCGGCGGGCTACCGGCTGTTCTTCGACGAGGAGCAGGGGCCGAAGCTCGGTCCGTTCCTCGCGAAGGTCGACCGGGAGTTCGTTGTCGGACGACTGCGCCGGGAGCGCTGA
- a CDS encoding PadR family transcriptional regulator yields MRKSGPPKGLIAYLVLELLEEKPRYGYEILKEIREISGGHWEPSYGSVYPILYKFEEKGWAERIERKDEPDRKYFELTDDGRAELEERRESGSEKARDFADVILGFFHVYAAFSTDDRFEIPEMEGEWCFDEEFSRWVVEQVVRHYEHYFETEFERIEETPEEFADRHGIDPDDS; encoded by the coding sequence ATGCGGAAAAGTGGGCCGCCGAAAGGACTCATCGCCTACCTCGTCCTCGAACTCCTCGAGGAGAAGCCCCGATACGGCTACGAGATTCTCAAGGAAATCCGCGAGATCAGCGGCGGGCACTGGGAGCCGTCCTACGGTTCGGTCTATCCGATCCTCTACAAGTTCGAGGAGAAGGGATGGGCCGAGCGCATCGAACGGAAGGACGAACCCGACCGGAAGTATTTCGAGCTCACGGACGACGGTCGCGCGGAACTCGAGGAGCGCCGCGAGAGCGGCTCGGAGAAGGCTCGGGACTTCGCGGACGTCATCCTCGGCTTCTTCCACGTCTACGCGGCCTTTTCAACGGACGATCGGTTCGAAATCCCGGAAATGGAGGGGGAGTGGTGTTTCGACGAGGAGTTCAGCCGGTGGGTCGTCGAACAGGTCGTGCGCCACTACGAACACTACTTCGAGACTGAGTTCGAGCGCATCGAGGAGACGCCCGAAGAGTTCGCCGACCGCCACGGGATCGATCCCGACGACTCGTAA
- a CDS encoding heme-binding protein, with protein sequence MERRRPPQTDEGWYVLHDFRSIDWDAWRRAPERRRSQAIDEGIDYLASAEAVDDADAGESATFSVLGHKADLLVLHLRPTLADIDTLERQFEHTALAEFTERADSYLSVTEVSGYMSEDYFDEDSEVEDTGLARYIESRLEPEIPDSEFVTFYPMDKRRGPEDNWYDLPFDERAEHLSSHGDIGRDYAGRVTQIISGSIGLDDFEWGVTLFGDDPTDVKELLYEMRFDPSSSRFAEFGRFLSGRRFPPENLGAFLAGETIPQESEAHGGHGHAHAGGDADGHHHGDSGDHHHGGDAESGGHDDEGGSGGPHDDDDEDLRSELEDIGVYAGQPHGEDVHAVVLYSAADPDELFEEVDGLRGNFDHYDTHVKTAVYEPREQGTREHEGDDAETAVVSLWDTERAASTAAGFLADLPEIVRQAGDRASTDADGKRGDSPASGDGDSWGTMGMFYTVEPDRRGDFVGTFEDVAGILADMDGHRKTDLLVNREDENDMFIASRWDSREDAMQFFRSDAFSETVEFGRDVLADRPRHVFLA encoded by the coding sequence ATGGAACGACGGCGACCGCCACAGACCGACGAGGGCTGGTACGTCCTGCACGATTTCCGATCGATCGACTGGGACGCCTGGCGACGCGCACCCGAGCGACGCCGTTCACAGGCGATCGACGAGGGTATCGACTACCTCGCGTCCGCCGAGGCCGTCGACGACGCCGACGCGGGCGAGTCGGCCACGTTCTCAGTACTGGGCCACAAGGCCGACCTGCTCGTTCTCCACCTCCGGCCGACGCTCGCCGACATCGACACGCTCGAGCGGCAGTTCGAGCACACCGCGCTCGCCGAGTTCACTGAACGGGCCGACTCCTATCTCTCGGTGACGGAGGTCTCGGGCTACATGTCTGAGGACTACTTCGACGAGGATAGCGAGGTTGAGGACACCGGCCTCGCGCGTTACATCGAATCCCGGCTCGAACCCGAGATTCCGGACAGCGAGTTCGTGACGTTCTATCCAATGGACAAGCGCCGCGGACCGGAGGACAACTGGTACGACCTACCCTTCGACGAGCGCGCAGAGCACTTGTCCTCCCACGGCGACATCGGGCGGGACTACGCCGGCCGCGTCACCCAGATCATCTCCGGCAGCATCGGTCTCGACGACTTCGAGTGGGGCGTAACGCTGTTCGGCGACGACCCCACCGACGTGAAGGAACTGCTCTACGAGATGCGCTTCGATCCCTCGAGCTCCCGTTTCGCCGAGTTCGGCCGGTTCCTCTCGGGCCGCCGGTTCCCGCCTGAGAACCTCGGAGCCTTCCTCGCCGGCGAGACGATTCCCCAAGAGAGCGAGGCACACGGCGGTCACGGCCACGCTCACGCGGGTGGCGACGCCGACGGACACCATCACGGTGACTCCGGCGATCATCATCACGGCGGTGACGCGGAGTCGGGCGGCCACGACGACGAGGGTGGTTCCGGCGGCCCGCACGACGATGACGACGAGGACCTGCGAAGTGAACTCGAGGATATCGGCGTTTATGCCGGTCAGCCCCACGGCGAGGACGTCCACGCGGTCGTCCTCTACTCCGCGGCCGACCCCGACGAGCTGTTTGAGGAGGTCGATGGGCTGCGAGGCAACTTCGACCACTACGATACGCACGTGAAGACAGCTGTCTACGAGCCGCGCGAGCAGGGAACCCGTGAGCACGAGGGCGACGACGCGGAGACCGCGGTCGTCAGCCTCTGGGACACCGAGCGCGCCGCGAGCACGGCCGCCGGATTCCTCGCCGATCTCCCCGAAATCGTCCGGCAGGCGGGGGACCGGGCGTCGACAGACGCCGATGGGAAGCGGGGCGACAGCCCCGCGAGCGGCGACGGCGATTCCTGGGGGACGATGGGGATGTTCTACACCGTCGAGCCCGACCGCCGCGGGGACTTCGTCGGGACCTTCGAGGACGTCGCCGGGATACTCGCCGACATGGACGGCCACCGCAAGACCGACCTCCTAGTCAACCGCGAGGACGAGAACGACATGTTCATCGCCAGTCGCTGGGACTCCCGTGAGGACGCCATGCAGTTCTTCCGGAGTGACGCCTTCTCGGAGACCGTTGAGTTCGGTCGGGACGTCCTCGCGGACCGACCGCGACACGTCTTCCTGGCCTGA
- a CDS encoding FG-GAP repeat protein, with protein MVPDGPGSAYVFERSSETWGQEAELSLPENTPEDEFGDPVAIDGDTVLIGAWYEDTSEEWLSGTAYVFDRSDDGGWNQRARLVPDVDDSEENPSRHVHAIAIDGDTAILGCPATSANSGEWQGSAFAYRRTDEGWHQQAKLVPDDSDGGNEYGHSVALAGDIALIGAPTSDTAAGANAGAVSAFERSNGEWIRRERLVADDGTAGDKFGSTVALSERTALVAGNDDTDTAGSVSVFERDGDAGWSQRTTLLTGDEFSCIGAVALEGETALVGDACQSSTAVFVRSDDGWDRRDTLVAPNGSGQTFGNAVSLSGDTAVVADWRQDVDGGHGAAYVFSV; from the coding sequence ATCGTCCCCGACGGTCCGGGGTCGGCGTACGTCTTCGAGCGGTCGAGCGAAACGTGGGGTCAGGAGGCAGAACTCTCCCTTCCCGAGAACACACCGGAAGACGAGTTCGGGGATCCAGTAGCGATAGACGGCGATACCGTGCTCATCGGAGCGTGGTACGAGGACACGTCGGAAGAATGGCTCTCCGGAACGGCGTACGTCTTCGATCGGTCAGACGACGGAGGGTGGAACCAACGGGCACGACTCGTTCCCGATGTCGACGACTCGGAAGAGAATCCGTCTAGACACGTACACGCAATCGCTATCGACGGTGACACTGCGATTCTGGGGTGTCCAGCCACTTCCGCCAACAGCGGCGAGTGGCAGGGATCGGCGTTCGCGTACCGGCGGACGGACGAGGGCTGGCACCAACAGGCCAAACTCGTCCCCGACGACAGTGACGGCGGGAACGAGTACGGCCACTCGGTGGCACTGGCCGGCGATATCGCGTTGATCGGGGCGCCGACGAGCGACACGGCGGCCGGTGCGAACGCGGGGGCGGTGTCCGCGTTCGAGCGGTCGAACGGCGAGTGGATTCGCCGGGAGAGACTCGTCGCGGACGACGGTACCGCCGGCGACAAGTTCGGCTCCACCGTCGCGCTCTCGGAACGGACTGCTCTCGTCGCCGGTAATGACGATACCGATACCGCGGGATCAGTGTCCGTCTTCGAGCGAGACGGGGACGCGGGCTGGAGCCAGCGGACGACGCTCCTCACCGGCGATGAATTCAGCTGTATCGGGGCGGTCGCCCTAGAGGGAGAGACGGCACTCGTCGGCGATGCCTGTCAGTCTTCGACTGCCGTCTTCGTCCGCTCGGACGACGGTTGGGACCGGCGGGATACGCTCGTCGCACCCAATGGTTCGGGGCAGACCTTCGGAAACGCCGTCTCGTTGTCCGGCGATACCGCCGTCGTGGCGGACTGGCGGCAAGACGTCGATGGTGGTCACGGCGCAGCGTACGTGTTCTCAGTGTAG
- a CDS encoding DUF5611 family protein codes for MKEYKMRRGEYLEERIPDMESTVEDYFGPITTTQEYKGSDLYVIGEPDNPVFEKIVAGTIEYSGKKDKLGVEFHERDPTELGPDELEAAGDAVDAKNDFLLEATGRDAKSRRESMKRTVEDDPDHDF; via the coding sequence ATGAAGGAGTACAAGATGCGTCGCGGCGAATATCTCGAGGAACGAATCCCGGATATGGAGTCCACCGTCGAGGACTACTTCGGCCCCATCACCACCACACAGGAATACAAGGGAAGTGACCTCTACGTCATCGGCGAGCCCGACAACCCTGTCTTCGAGAAGATCGTCGCTGGAACCATCGAATACTCCGGCAAGAAGGATAAGCTCGGCGTCGAGTTCCACGAGCGCGACCCCACCGAACTCGGTCCCGACGAACTCGAGGCCGCCGGCGACGCCGTCGACGCGAAAAACGACTTCCTGCTCGAGGCGACCGGCCGTGACGCCAAGTCCCGTCGCGAGTCGATGAAGCGCACAGTCGAAGACGATCCGGATCACGACTTCTAG